In the Magnetospira sp. QH-2 genome, one interval contains:
- a CDS encoding PAS domain S-box protein: MPKNTERQRISVLVAAMVTVALTVGMAALMILYDTSLDQQQQRLVEVAESRARMIEAIARRNLELTKNLAQDAEAAALNATLDQVTDAHSRFQGFGDTGEFVMAHRVDDQIVFVLRHRHFDLKHPKPVGFGAELAEPMRRALKGRSGTIIGPDYRGETVLAAHEPVRLFDLTFGIVTKIDLAEIRAPFIKAGLFLLGISLIVIILGSIVSVRVGQALVDTITRGAAQLSRAQRIGRMGSWVLDIKTDQLTLSEEAARILGLAPSMDAIHRQGLLDCLDPPDRDPVNKAVESIADGASYFAVEALLPLSDEERFVSIQGEATQDDWGRPFRINGVIQDITDRKRAEIQLLQVTEDLENLVQERTYELTKSEEKVRLIIDSAADGIITIDSRGIIQSLNEACEGIFGYPQEELMGQNVKVLAAGEHAVRHDEYLARYKETDEPHIIGIGREVTGRRKDGREFPMELAVSELRVEGVSMFTGIIRDISDRKAAELELVEAREKAEQASRAKSSFLSAVSHELRTPLNAILGYAQLLSGSKRDTLSEKQKAHVAEILKGGEHLMNLINAVLDLGQIEANKLSLSIEPILFRPMLTDCLSYMVPEAEKRQITLVDRTDSCEGLAVLADETKLRQVLLNLLSNAVKYNMETGQVIVDCRTDDNRTLHISVTDTGNGIARERMEALFEPFERLGAENSGISGTGIGLSICKRLVEAMDGRIGVESDLGHGATFWIKLPLAESETPPS, from the coding sequence ATGCCGAAGAATACCGAACGGCAACGCATCTCTGTCTTGGTCGCCGCCATGGTGACCGTGGCCTTGACCGTGGGGATGGCGGCGTTGATGATTCTCTATGACACGTCATTGGATCAGCAACAGCAGAGACTGGTAGAGGTCGCCGAGAGCCGGGCCCGCATGATCGAGGCCATCGCTCGACGGAATTTGGAGCTCACAAAAAACCTGGCCCAAGACGCGGAAGCTGCCGCGTTGAATGCGACATTGGATCAAGTGACGGATGCCCATAGCCGGTTCCAGGGCTTCGGAGATACTGGCGAATTCGTCATGGCCCATCGGGTCGATGATCAGATCGTTTTCGTTCTGCGCCACCGGCATTTCGACCTGAAACACCCCAAACCGGTGGGGTTCGGCGCTGAATTGGCCGAGCCCATGCGCCGGGCTCTTAAAGGGCGCTCTGGCACCATCATCGGCCCCGATTACCGGGGCGAGACGGTACTGGCCGCCCACGAACCCGTCCGTCTGTTTGATTTGACATTCGGCATCGTGACAAAAATCGATCTGGCCGAGATCCGCGCGCCCTTCATCAAGGCCGGCCTCTTTCTTCTTGGTATCAGCCTGATCGTGATCATTTTGGGCAGCATCGTCTCGGTGCGGGTCGGACAAGCCCTCGTTGATACCATCACCCGGGGCGCCGCTCAGTTGAGCCGCGCCCAACGCATCGGTCGCATGGGCAGTTGGGTATTGGACATTAAGACCGATCAGCTGACTCTGTCCGAAGAAGCGGCGCGGATTTTGGGATTGGCACCCTCAATGGATGCTATTCACCGGCAGGGACTGTTGGATTGCCTGGATCCGCCGGATAGAGATCCGGTGAACAAAGCGGTTGAGAGCATTGCCGACGGCGCCTCGTATTTCGCCGTGGAAGCCCTCCTGCCCCTCTCCGACGAGGAACGCTTCGTGAGTATTCAAGGCGAAGCCACTCAGGATGATTGGGGGCGACCCTTCCGAATCAATGGCGTTATCCAGGATATCACCGACCGGAAACGCGCTGAAATCCAGCTACTTCAGGTCACGGAAGACCTTGAAAACCTGGTCCAGGAGCGAACCTACGAGCTTACCAAAAGCGAAGAGAAAGTCCGTTTGATCATCGATTCCGCCGCCGACGGGATTATCACCATTGATTCCCGGGGCATCATCCAGTCTTTGAACGAGGCTTGCGAGGGAATTTTCGGCTATCCGCAAGAGGAACTGATGGGGCAGAACGTCAAGGTTTTGGCCGCCGGAGAGCACGCTGTCCGACACGACGAATACCTCGCCCGTTACAAGGAGACCGACGAACCTCATATCATTGGCATCGGGCGCGAAGTGACCGGACGCCGCAAGGACGGCCGCGAGTTTCCCATGGAACTGGCCGTCAGCGAGTTGCGCGTCGAAGGGGTCAGTATGTTCACCGGCATCATTCGCGACATTTCCGATCGCAAGGCCGCCGAACTGGAATTGGTGGAAGCACGTGAAAAGGCCGAACAAGCCAGCCGGGCCAAATCCAGTTTTCTGTCGGCAGTGAGCCATGAACTCCGGACGCCGCTCAACGCCATTCTCGGCTATGCTCAACTCTTGTCCGGGTCCAAGCGGGATACGCTGAGCGAGAAACAGAAAGCTCATGTGGCGGAGATCCTCAAGGGCGGCGAACACCTGATGAACTTGATCAATGCGGTGCTCGACCTGGGCCAGATCGAAGCGAACAAGTTGTCGCTGAGCATCGAGCCCATTCTCTTCCGGCCAATGCTTACAGACTGCCTTTCCTACATGGTGCCAGAGGCGGAAAAACGGCAGATCACCCTTGTCGACCGGACCGATTCCTGCGAGGGACTTGCCGTCCTGGCCGATGAAACCAAACTGCGTCAAGTGCTGCTGAACCTGCTGTCCAACGCGGTCAAATATAATATGGAGACCGGACAGGTGATCGTCGACTGCCGCACCGATGACAACCGCACCCTCCATATCAGCGTCACCGACACCGGAAACGGAATCGCTCGGGAGCGCATGGAAGCTTTGTTCGAGCCCTTCGAGCGTCTTGGCGCGGAGAATTCGGGAATCTCCGGGACGGGAATCGGGCTTTCCATCTGCAAGCGGTTGGTGGAGGCCATGGATGGCCGCATCGGGGTGGAAAGCGACTTGGGGCACGGGGCCACATTCTGGATCAAGCTGCCCTTGGCCGAGAGCGAAACCCCGCCTTCTTGA
- a CDS encoding Crp/Fnr family transcriptional regulator — protein sequence MQGMTARTVADREQNVIRHCRASPNCLARSIQEASGDPFERVVQARGPIQPGDRLFRAGDPFDMLYWIRSGTIKTETTTREGRLQVTGFFFAGDLIGGDCIGRETYSCDGIALETTSLCAIPAEELTRLCCANERLQSTIMQRLGQRLHADRMGWMLTRNERAELRVRHFLSDLMNRRGEPSTDTGRKLDLPMTKGDMANYLGLAPESLSRVLKKLEADGLIRNGKRMFEVLQPESLFDPVEL from the coding sequence ATGCAGGGCATGACCGCTCGAACGGTGGCGGACCGGGAGCAAAATGTTATCCGACATTGTCGGGCCAGCCCCAATTGTCTGGCGCGCTCCATTCAAGAAGCATCCGGCGATCCCTTTGAACGGGTGGTTCAGGCCCGTGGCCCTATCCAGCCCGGCGATCGGTTGTTTCGCGCCGGGGACCCGTTCGACATGCTTTATTGGATCCGCTCGGGAACCATCAAGACGGAAACCACCACCCGCGAAGGTCGCCTACAGGTCACCGGTTTCTTTTTTGCCGGCGATTTGATCGGCGGCGATTGCATTGGGCGAGAGACCTATAGCTGCGACGGCATCGCATTGGAAACCACCTCACTTTGCGCCATTCCCGCCGAGGAACTGACTCGGCTTTGCTGCGCCAACGAGCGACTGCAATCGACCATCATGCAACGTCTCGGGCAGCGACTGCATGCGGACCGCATGGGATGGATGCTGACCCGCAACGAGCGGGCCGAACTCCGGGTCCGACATTTCCTGTCCGACCTGATGAATCGCCGAGGCGAACCAAGCACCGATACCGGCCGCAAGCTGGATTTGCCCATGACCAAGGGAGATATGGCCAACTATTTAGGGCTGGCCCCCGAATCCCTAAGTCGGGTCCTGAAGAAACTGGAAGCCGATGGGTTGATTCGAAACGGCAAACGCATGTTTGAAGTATTGCAACCGGAAAGCCTTTTCGATCCGGTAGAACTCTAA